One stretch of Spirochaeta lutea DNA includes these proteins:
- the xseA gene encoding exodeoxyribonuclease VII large subunit, protein MNLMVNEFNPVSVSQLTYHIKEILEHSFSTLVIEGEISNFRPAASGHWYFSLKDEHAVIQAVMFRGKNSQIDFIPKDGMQVLVTGTLSVYEKRGNYQIICTTMKQAGLGQILRALEERKQRLSAEGLFDPEKKRGIPLFPKRIVAITSPTGAAIRDILNVLKRRNLGASVTILPAAVQGNEAAPQLIKMLQLANTFAMGDVIILGRGGGSLEDLLPFSDESLVRAVAESELPVISAVGHEIDWCLCDYAADLRAPTPSAAAEVVTGHREELLSRVLSAGHTIAGAMVQTKKRLTLALRPFKPDFIEEAFRRVIQPRYQRLDDAKEELVQSLGNRIKDVQKRLSVAVAQIESCSPYEVLQRGYSIVSKVKTKEIITSAGQVARGEAVHIRLAQGAIQADVTEYVETAQGKELHE, encoded by the coding sequence ATGAACCTAATGGTGAACGAATTTAATCCCGTCTCTGTATCCCAACTCACCTACCATATCAAGGAGATACTGGAACATTCCTTTTCCACCCTGGTGATCGAGGGAGAAATCAGCAATTTCCGGCCCGCTGCGTCCGGGCATTGGTATTTTTCCCTAAAGGACGAGCATGCAGTAATTCAGGCTGTGATGTTCCGGGGAAAGAACTCTCAGATTGATTTTATCCCCAAAGACGGTATGCAGGTACTGGTCACCGGAACCCTCAGTGTGTATGAGAAGCGGGGCAACTATCAGATTATTTGCACTACCATGAAACAGGCCGGGCTTGGCCAGATCCTCAGGGCGCTGGAGGAGCGCAAGCAACGGCTTTCTGCAGAAGGCTTGTTTGACCCAGAAAAGAAACGGGGTATTCCCCTCTTCCCAAAACGTATTGTAGCGATTACCAGCCCTACCGGGGCTGCTATCCGGGATATTCTGAATGTGTTGAAACGGAGAAACCTAGGAGCCTCGGTTACGATTCTCCCGGCTGCAGTGCAGGGAAATGAGGCTGCTCCCCAGCTCATCAAGATGTTACAACTTGCCAATACATTCGCCATGGGGGATGTGATCATCCTCGGCCGGGGCGGCGGCAGCCTGGAGGATTTACTTCCCTTCTCCGATGAGTCTTTGGTTCGCGCTGTCGCCGAGTCAGAGTTGCCTGTTATCTCTGCAGTGGGTCATGAGATTGATTGGTGCCTCTGTGATTACGCGGCTGATCTCCGGGCGCCGACCCCCTCCGCTGCGGCTGAGGTTGTAACCGGACACCGCGAGGAGCTGCTGTCACGGGTCCTCTCTGCTGGTCATACGATAGCAGGGGCTATGGTTCAGACGAAAAAACGGCTTACCCTCGCCCTCCGACCCTTCAAACCAGATTTTATTGAGGAAGCATTCCGGCGAGTCATCCAACCGCGATACCAGCGGCTGGATGATGCGAAGGAAGAGCTGGTTCAATCCCTGGGTAACCGTATTAAAGATGTACAAAAGCGACTTTCGGTGGCTGTAGCTCAGATTGAAAGCTGTTCTCCCTACGAGGTTTTGCAGCGGGGGTATAGCATCGTATCGAAGGTGAAAACGAAGGAAATAATTACAAGTGCCGGTCAGGTGGCCCGGGGTGAGGCTGTCCATATTCGCCTTGCCCAGGGAGCGATTCAGGCTGATGTAACAGAATATGTAGAAACGGCTCAAGGAAAGGAATTACATGAGTAG
- the xseB gene encoding exodeoxyribonuclease VII small subunit, which produces MSSFETRLQRLEEISMSIRGSSIELEEATSLFEEGITLARELEKELSRVEQKIEILVNSPSKEGEKPVLELFPELTEGNS; this is translated from the coding sequence ATGAGTAGCTTTGAAACCAGACTCCAGAGGCTGGAAGAGATCAGTATGTCAATCCGGGGTTCATCTATAGAATTAGAGGAAGCCACAAGCTTATTCGAGGAGGGAATAACCCTTGCTCGTGAACTGGAAAAGGAGTTGTCCAGGGTTGAACAAAAAATTGAGATCTTGGTTAATTCTCCGAGCAAAGAAGGGGAAAAACCCGTACTCGAGTTATTCCCTGAACTCACCGAAGGCAACAGCTAA
- a CDS encoding SpoIIE family protein phosphatase encodes MITLRSPVNPRVVCLFGMVILMFVLPGIGFGQTQIPRGSDNLADLVFEQPRVLVDANVRFPELRHMGNRLFLFYQRLETRGQDSQITIEIIESQDQGRTWSSASRIGEAVQYSGSNPPPIYSVPDNGQDGLKIAIADQATSISLYDVESRQRLAVIQSPQTIVSPRLYSLNSQGYILFAVQNVSGRLTLLSTRSTDGTDWNPFQVFSEDQSILFSFNPVLHYDEGLDRILVVFQGLKLSESSYYQLFSRYSDNGGRSWSATRRVTLQPDVFDDTDPNLYDNQRPDLAEVGNQLYMVWERKTSGLNPQVAIAGLSAQGDVLGDIEPVTTRSQGASDPQILDLGGVPGVLYYDNPLGNSRIFLAARDRQSWVARNLSPGDGTSTFAASTQVDSRLYLVWQNRRSQADGVARLVYREPDQSAPLPRLVPQNFTLGVRSNRERVQVRVEPRPDVSGITHFAYAWARTPEEARSQLERAEAIPLEDGGLDLLATDDGEWVLGVRVRDSIGNWSDQNTITYFRDRTPPKQVVIEYPPLDESGYLSSNTFTLKWQENDEIDLAGYAVAFRYLGPARTAIPTSAPAVPARFGTSIQRATTISRENIDNGLWALTVSAVDQVGNVGAPSTLFVRLNKYIPVTILRNAALEQDILGHFELELIGRGFNTNGVIDTIILDQDGQEPWDYEFAANRDEYQIESDTRISGIRISDVVTGSYRMILNHTERGSYRGSQSIQLKAAGTILFGNYTLYEPYSSLEPVTGVMTLTSRDALFWLTMVLLTGVLGVTLIRIRGVIVETRVLSAEAHAILAGKPRTLPAERERIRRMKKRGISLRIKFSVLIIILVFSVVMLIALPLRSFVLTNQQRTLAEGLEQRVQVLIESIASGAANLMPTASANTIELANLILQSTVMDEAQFVTITDQNEIVWATNDPYLTGETLPPQTGEASTDIENSAYFQRTLRGDEYLPGQHPVEDQLSQSIEDLENRINTQARDELGELPEELDRLGDEIRSLVLSTSTDAARRRAEIDSIRRGLSQRIDETLKSIGGDVQSAPAFSPGAYNPDQQYYLFYKPVMYRVSGQSGAEAEYYQGMVRMGVSTQIINQRILETQQLIQQNILIFSLIALAVGIAGAGLLSFITVNPIKKLVAGVELIRDTEDKSELKNFGISMNTRDELNTLAVVIQQMAQGLAKAAETNKELLFGKDVQKMFIQLDTGPNNNKLSTGHTQSDFSDFFGYYEGAKGVSGDYFYYQKITQDTYAIIKCDISGKGISAALIMVEVATLFLNYFSDWEQKQKVLKKRGGRREPLSTLVYNINDLVAERQFTGRFAALNIVLFNERTGAITYCNAGDNQVFSYRRSKGEVVQSSLFASPAAGVFNSKDIPVQFKEEYDQLEPGDELMLFTDGLEEAKRHFRNNDGTLKQVTQEDIDEGNLPEDIIPNTNSEEFGLTRLTALINTVKQGGVFHLTKYFAPYEPGDIVFDFRELEDTTENTVLSIIAVEKMFRLNPDPSAGPDDRVSIDKKVDDFLRIYCRDYSKYFSYQLEEDPNSLYRVYTHLKEDEQYDDLTILTVKKK; translated from the coding sequence GTGATCACCCTGAGAAGTCCTGTAAACCCCCGCGTTGTTTGTCTCTTTGGTATGGTGATTCTCATGTTCGTGCTTCCCGGAATTGGTTTCGGGCAAACCCAGATCCCCCGAGGCAGTGATAATCTTGCCGATCTGGTATTCGAGCAACCCCGTGTCCTGGTGGATGCGAATGTCCGGTTTCCTGAATTGCGGCATATGGGGAACAGGCTTTTCCTCTTTTACCAGAGACTAGAAACCAGGGGTCAGGACAGTCAAATCACCATTGAAATCATTGAAAGTCAGGATCAGGGCCGGACTTGGTCATCTGCCAGCCGTATCGGTGAGGCGGTGCAGTACAGCGGTTCCAATCCTCCGCCCATCTACAGCGTGCCCGATAACGGGCAGGACGGCCTGAAAATAGCCATTGCCGATCAAGCTACCAGTATTTCTCTCTACGATGTAGAAAGCCGGCAGCGTCTTGCAGTCATCCAATCTCCGCAAACCATTGTGAGCCCTCGGCTGTACAGCCTCAATAGTCAGGGATACATCCTCTTTGCCGTCCAAAACGTCTCAGGCCGGTTAACCCTGCTCAGCACCCGAAGTACCGACGGCACTGACTGGAATCCGTTCCAGGTCTTTTCCGAGGACCAGTCAATCCTGTTCTCCTTCAATCCGGTGCTGCACTACGATGAAGGTCTTGACCGGATCCTGGTGGTATTCCAGGGCCTGAAGCTTTCGGAATCATCCTACTACCAGCTCTTTAGCCGGTATTCTGATAACGGCGGTCGCAGTTGGTCCGCGACCCGCCGGGTAACCCTTCAGCCCGATGTTTTTGACGACACCGATCCGAATCTCTACGATAACCAGCGCCCTGATCTTGCAGAGGTGGGGAACCAACTGTACATGGTATGGGAGCGCAAAACCAGCGGCTTAAATCCCCAGGTCGCTATAGCCGGTCTTTCCGCCCAAGGAGATGTATTAGGAGATATCGAACCGGTTACAACCCGAAGTCAGGGCGCCTCGGATCCCCAGATCCTGGATCTGGGGGGCGTTCCCGGTGTTCTGTATTATGATAATCCCCTGGGCAATTCCCGCATATTCCTGGCGGCCCGGGATCGGCAATCCTGGGTCGCAAGAAATCTCAGTCCGGGGGATGGAACCTCGACCTTTGCCGCATCGACCCAGGTGGATTCCCGGCTCTATCTCGTCTGGCAGAATCGCCGTTCCCAGGCCGATGGGGTTGCCCGCCTCGTTTACCGGGAACCGGACCAATCGGCGCCCCTGCCGCGCCTCGTCCCCCAGAATTTCACCCTGGGAGTTCGGTCAAACCGGGAGCGGGTACAGGTACGGGTAGAACCGCGGCCGGATGTTTCGGGAATTACCCATTTTGCCTATGCCTGGGCAAGAACACCGGAAGAGGCCCGCAGTCAGCTGGAAAGGGCGGAGGCGATCCCCCTGGAAGATGGCGGCCTCGATCTCCTCGCCACAGACGATGGTGAGTGGGTTTTAGGGGTTCGGGTACGGGATAGCATCGGGAACTGGTCCGATCAGAATACCATCACCTATTTCCGAGACAGGACTCCCCCGAAGCAGGTGGTAATCGAATATCCGCCCTTGGATGAGTCTGGGTACCTATCCTCAAACACCTTCACTCTGAAATGGCAGGAAAATGACGAGATTGATCTCGCCGGTTACGCGGTCGCATTTCGGTATCTGGGACCGGCCCGGACCGCCATACCTACATCGGCGCCGGCCGTTCCTGCTCGATTCGGAACATCTATTCAGCGTGCCACCACCATCAGTAGGGAGAATATCGATAACGGCCTATGGGCCTTAACCGTGAGCGCCGTTGACCAGGTGGGCAACGTGGGGGCGCCTTCAACCCTCTTTGTACGGCTGAACAAGTATATCCCGGTAACCATTTTGCGGAATGCTGCCCTGGAGCAGGACATTTTGGGTCATTTTGAATTGGAGCTAATCGGCCGCGGATTCAATACCAACGGTGTAATCGATACAATTATTCTGGATCAGGACGGCCAGGAACCCTGGGATTATGAGTTCGCCGCAAACCGGGACGAGTACCAAATTGAGTCGGATACCCGGATTTCGGGAATACGGATTTCGGATGTTGTCACCGGATCCTATAGAATGATTTTAAACCACACAGAACGGGGGAGCTATCGGGGCTCTCAATCCATCCAGTTAAAGGCCGCCGGAACCATACTCTTCGGGAACTACACCCTGTATGAACCCTATTCTTCCCTAGAACCCGTCACTGGAGTCATGACCTTAACCTCCCGGGACGCATTGTTTTGGCTGACTATGGTACTGTTAACGGGAGTCCTTGGAGTTACATTGATTCGTATCAGAGGTGTCATTGTAGAAACCAGGGTTCTGAGTGCCGAGGCCCATGCCATTCTTGCTGGAAAACCCCGAACCCTGCCAGCTGAGCGAGAGAGGATCAGACGAATGAAAAAACGTGGAATTAGCCTGCGGATCAAGTTTTCCGTCTTAATAATAATCCTGGTATTCTCTGTAGTAATGCTTATTGCGTTGCCCCTGAGAAGTTTTGTACTGACAAACCAACAGCGTACCCTTGCCGAGGGTCTAGAACAGCGGGTGCAAGTGCTCATTGAGAGTATTGCCAGCGGTGCGGCTAACCTTATGCCAACCGCCTCGGCTAACACCATTGAGCTTGCTAACCTCATCCTCCAAAGTACGGTTATGGACGAGGCGCAATTTGTTACCATCACGGATCAGAATGAAATCGTATGGGCCACCAATGACCCGTACCTGACCGGTGAGACCCTCCCGCCTCAGACCGGTGAGGCTTCCACGGATATTGAAAATTCCGCTTACTTCCAGCGTACCCTCCGGGGTGATGAGTACCTGCCTGGCCAGCACCCTGTGGAAGATCAATTATCCCAGAGCATTGAAGATCTCGAGAACCGGATAAATACCCAGGCCAGAGATGAACTTGGCGAGCTGCCGGAAGAGCTGGACCGATTGGGTGATGAAATTCGAAGCCTGGTGCTCAGTACCAGCACAGATGCCGCCCGCCGACGAGCCGAAATCGACAGCATCCGTCGGGGATTAAGCCAGCGAATAGATGAAACCCTAAAATCCATCGGGGGGGATGTCCAGAGCGCGCCTGCCTTCAGCCCAGGGGCATACAATCCCGATCAACAGTACTACCTCTTCTATAAACCGGTCATGTACCGGGTATCCGGTCAAAGCGGAGCAGAGGCAGAATACTACCAGGGCATGGTACGCATGGGTGTATCGACCCAGATCATCAACCAGCGAATTCTTGAAACCCAACAGCTCATACAACAGAACATCCTGATCTTCAGTCTCATTGCTCTGGCGGTAGGCATAGCGGGAGCGGGTTTGCTCTCCTTCATCACCGTCAATCCCATTAAAAAATTGGTGGCAGGGGTTGAGCTCATTCGCGATACGGAAGATAAATCAGAATTGAAGAACTTCGGTATTTCTATGAATACCCGGGACGAATTGAATACCCTCGCGGTGGTTATCCAGCAGATGGCCCAGGGCCTTGCCAAGGCAGCCGAAACCAACAAGGAATTGCTATTCGGAAAAGACGTACAGAAAATGTTTATCCAGCTTGATACGGGGCCGAACAATAATAAGCTTTCCACAGGACATACCCAATCCGACTTCTCTGACTTCTTCGGATACTACGAGGGAGCCAAGGGGGTTTCGGGGGACTATTTCTACTATCAAAAAATAACCCAGGACACCTATGCCATAATTAAATGCGATATTTCCGGTAAGGGTATTTCTGCGGCTCTCATCATGGTTGAGGTTGCTACCCTGTTCCTCAACTATTTCAGCGACTGGGAGCAGAAGCAGAAGGTTCTCAAGAAGAGGGGAGGCAGGCGGGAACCCTTGAGCACACTGGTATACAATATCAACGACCTCGTGGCAGAACGGCAATTCACAGGGCGCTTTGCCGCCTTGAATATCGTGCTATTCAATGAGCGCACCGGCGCCATCACCTACTGTAATGCCGGGGACAACCAGGTCTTCTCTTACCGACGTAGTAAGGGTGAGGTGGTACAGTCCTCGCTTTTTGCCTCTCCTGCGGCAGGGGTGTTTAATAGCAAGGATATTCCCGTCCAGTTTAAGGAAGAATACGATCAGCTCGAGCCCGGGGATGAACTAATGCTGTTCACCGACGGTCTTGAAGAAGCAAAGCGGCATTTTCGAAACAACGACGGCACCCTGAAGCAGGTTACCCAGGAAGATATCGATGAGGGCAATCTTCCCGAGGACATCATTCCCAATACCAACAGCGAAGAGTTTGGGCTTACCAGACTTACGGCTCTCATCAATACGGTGAAGCAGGGGGGCGTATTCCACCTTACCAAGTATTTTGCTCCCTACGAGCCGGGTGATATTGTTTTTGATTTCCGGGAGCTGGAGGATACGACAGAAAACACCGTCCTTTCGATCATAGCAGTAGAAAAAATGTTCAGACTCAATCCCGACCCCTCCGCCGGGCCGGATGATAGGGTCAGTATCGATAAAAAGGTGGATGATTTTCTCCGGATTTACTGCCGGGACTACTCGAAGTATTTCTCCTACCAGTTGGAAGAGGATCCAAACAGTCTTTACCGAGTGTATACCCATCTCAAGGAAGATGAGCAATACGACGATTTAACCATCCTCACCGTTAAAAAGAAGTAG
- a CDS encoding UPF0164 family protein encodes MKWFSRLSIGIFLVLLAVTPLSGQEFQDFYADFFEYLDLLESRNVGLTSFPLLNIPLGGAREAIGTAYTALSENSGFIEANPAASSLLQNTEFSVFHNNLIADVSLESIAYTIRLDRLGLGIAGKFLHVPFTRYDSRGAQLASKTFSENIIILNASYLLFPSFYFSGLGIGANVKLAYRSIPEELYTTVPLVVSGSQDGLGIMADIGFQGHFNLLKFYSSREKNFSFGAVIQNLGPPVNGDPLPTQFSGGLAYRPLRFLVFSGDIILPINLLSPQDSESLGLAVGMGISFTDFLTLRAGLLLRGGNPRISTGFEITLPWTSLFVNYTLDRTTTLGAVDRFSIQVTLDLGDRGRSRIREQVDALYLEALQAFAESNYPRVIELCEQALSLDPSFTPARKTLETARESFELDKALEKIRLGEEATGQSESSDPPDSREEETQ; translated from the coding sequence ATGAAATGGTTTTCCAGGCTCTCCATAGGAATTTTTTTGGTGCTTCTCGCTGTTACACCGCTTTCTGGACAAGAATTTCAGGATTTTTATGCAGATTTCTTTGAATATCTTGATCTTCTTGAGTCAAGAAATGTCGGGCTAACCTCCTTTCCGCTATTGAATATACCCCTCGGAGGTGCCCGGGAGGCCATCGGAACGGCATATACGGCTCTATCTGAAAATAGCGGATTTATTGAGGCGAACCCAGCCGCAAGCAGCTTACTACAAAACACCGAATTCAGCGTCTTTCATAACAACCTCATTGCTGATGTAAGCCTTGAGTCCATAGCCTACACCATAAGACTCGATCGGCTTGGACTCGGTATCGCTGGAAAATTCCTCCACGTTCCCTTCACCCGCTATGATTCCCGAGGTGCCCAGCTTGCATCAAAAACATTCAGTGAGAATATAATCATTCTCAATGCCTCCTACCTTTTATTCCCGAGCTTTTATTTTTCGGGGTTGGGTATCGGAGCAAATGTAAAACTAGCATACCGATCCATTCCTGAGGAGCTCTATACCACAGTACCCTTGGTTGTCAGTGGGTCCCAAGACGGATTGGGAATTATGGCGGATATTGGATTTCAGGGACACTTTAATTTGCTGAAATTCTATTCATCCCGGGAGAAAAATTTTTCCTTTGGAGCGGTCATTCAAAATCTCGGACCGCCTGTGAACGGCGACCCCCTTCCCACCCAGTTTTCCGGCGGTCTCGCCTATAGACCTCTCCGTTTCCTGGTATTTTCTGGGGACATAATCCTCCCGATTAATCTACTCTCTCCCCAGGATTCAGAGTCTTTGGGACTGGCCGTGGGTATGGGTATCAGCTTTACGGACTTTTTAACCCTTCGGGCAGGTCTTCTGCTCCGAGGCGGCAACCCCCGGATCTCCACAGGATTTGAAATCACCCTACCCTGGACATCACTCTTCGTGAATTATACCCTCGACCGGACCACAACATTGGGAGCGGTAGACCGTTTTTCTATACAGGTAACCCTTGATCTAGGTGACCGGGGACGCAGCCGCATCCGGGAGCAGGTTGACGCCCTCTACCTTGAGGCTCTGCAAGCCTTTGCTGAAAGCAACTATCCTCGGGTGATTGAACTCTGCGAACAGGCACTCAGCCTAGATCCTTCCTTTACACCCGCCCGTAAGACCCTTGAAACCGCCCGGGAAAGTTTTGAACTGGATAAGGCCCTGGAAAAGATCCGTCTCGGTGAGGAGGCAACGGGACAGTCCGAGAGTTCGGATCCGCCCGACAGTCGGGAAGAAGAAACCCAGTAG
- a CDS encoding ankyrin repeat domain-containing protein — MRVGVVFPERGKEQAEEVIRELQRKHSIDAIGYQFNDGWQNVNGEELQFNFSHFSQFVVITHGYESLDRMGGWIYMVLGYVLGADIPCSFFTGQQFSPGMIFRHLPVMYDQDDLVAFVRDEQHIWLQTHLIEKSREALIDQGLGLNEENLAERVVLGDVKNIENYLRIGFSPDAKDPRGTPLSVLAIRNGHQHIVHLLKEHQADLNQPSEDRGNSPLMEAAIRGSQDVLEELLSGDVELDHQSKSGQTALMLAIGEGHSEIALQLIAAGADTNLIDQLGMTARKYAELFGHTAVVEAIDSQYEKGRTVNA, encoded by the coding sequence ATGCGGGTCGGAGTTGTATTTCCAGAACGTGGTAAAGAACAGGCTGAAGAGGTTATCCGCGAGTTACAGCGGAAGCACTCCATTGACGCTATCGGGTACCAATTCAATGATGGCTGGCAGAATGTCAACGGAGAGGAATTACAGTTTAATTTTAGTCACTTCAGCCAGTTTGTGGTTATCACCCATGGCTATGAATCTCTGGACCGTATGGGTGGCTGGATCTATATGGTTCTTGGATACGTTCTGGGCGCTGACATTCCCTGTTCCTTTTTTACCGGTCAACAGTTTTCCCCGGGAATGATATTCCGGCACTTGCCAGTGATGTATGATCAGGATGATCTCGTTGCCTTCGTCCGGGATGAGCAGCATATTTGGCTGCAGACCCACCTGATTGAGAAATCCCGAGAGGCGTTGATCGATCAGGGGCTTGGACTTAATGAGGAAAACCTTGCGGAACGAGTGGTACTTGGCGATGTCAAGAATATAGAAAACTATCTACGGATTGGTTTCAGCCCTGATGCCAAAGATCCTCGGGGGACGCCCCTCTCGGTTCTGGCTATACGGAACGGTCATCAGCACATTGTCCACCTCTTGAAGGAGCATCAGGCTGATCTTAATCAGCCCAGTGAGGATAGGGGAAATTCGCCTCTCATGGAGGCTGCAATCCGGGGTTCCCAGGATGTGCTGGAGGAACTGTTGTCCGGAGATGTGGAGCTTGATCATCAGAGTAAAAGCGGGCAGACTGCGCTCATGTTAGCGATCGGTGAGGGACATAGCGAGATTGCCTTGCAACTTATCGCTGCGGGTGCTGATACTAATCTAATAGATCAACTGGGGATGACTGCACGCAAATACGCCGAACTCTTCGGTCACACAGCGGTGGTTGAGGCCATCGATTCCCAGTATGAAAAGGGGCGGACAGTAAATGCCTGA
- a CDS encoding DUF192 domain-containing protein, whose protein sequence is MKTFIPLKIFSGLIVFAFFVAALGCSQEPKLSQGTLSIGPHRFEVEIAATPASRQRGLMYRQELGDQQGMLFVFPDEQVRSFWMKNTSLPLTIAYIDKHGIIQTIRDLEPYSTTSVSSEVPVQYALEVNRGVLDRLGITMGDEVILPDFTDITVF, encoded by the coding sequence ATGAAAACGTTCATACCCCTTAAAATATTCTCCGGACTGATCGTATTCGCGTTCTTTGTGGCAGCATTGGGTTGCAGCCAGGAACCGAAGCTAAGCCAGGGCACACTTTCCATCGGTCCGCATCGATTTGAGGTCGAGATCGCTGCCACACCGGCCTCCCGCCAGCGGGGCCTGATGTACCGTCAGGAGTTGGGGGATCAACAGGGTATGCTCTTCGTATTTCCCGATGAACAGGTGCGCTCCTTCTGGATGAAGAACACCTCGCTACCCCTTACCATTGCCTACATCGACAAGCACGGGATTATTCAAACAATTCGGGACCTCGAACCCTACAGCACCACCTCGGTCTCCTCCGAAGTGCCGGTCCAGTACGCATTAGAGGTAAACCGGGGCGTCCTGGATCGCTTGGGAATTACCATGGGTGATGAGGTCATCCTACCCGATTTTACGGACATCACCGTGTTTTAG